The DNA window TGGCAAGCTCGCTGACCGAGCGGCTGCTGCGGCTCAATCTCAATCCCGAAATCGCCGCCATGCTGCGCGCCAAGGCCGACTGGTTCAACGGCCGGCAGGCGAGCCAGATGCAGGCGGTGGCGCCGATTACACGCACGCCGTATTTCTGTTCGGGCTGCCCGCACAACACCTCCACCAAGGTGCCGGAAGGCAGCCGCGCCTTTGCCGGCATCGGCTGTCACTTCATGGCGTTGTGGATGGACCGCAACACCGAGACCTTCACCCATATGGGCGGCGAGGGCGTGCCCTGGGTCGGCGTCGCGCCGTTCACCAAGGAAGAGCACGTGTTCGCCAATCTCGGCGACGGCACCTACTTCCATTCCGGCAGCCTCGCGATCCGTCAGGCCGTCGCCTCCAAAGCCAACATCACCTACAAGATCCTCTATAACGACGCGACCGCGATGACCGGCGGCCAGCATGTCGACGGCGAATTGTCGCCGCAGCAGATCACCTTCCAGCTCCACTCCGAAGGCATCCGCGACATCTATCTGGTGTCGGAGAATCCCGACGCCTATCCGGCCTCCGATATCGCGCCCGGCACCAAGACCGCGCATCGCGATGAGCTCGATGCCGTGATGAAGACGTTGCGCAAGGTGAAGGGTGCGTCTGCGATCGTGTTCGTGCAGACCTGCGCGGCCGAAAAGCGCCGCCGCCGCAAACGCGGCACGATGGAGGATCCGCAACGCCGTGTGCTCATCAACCCCGCGGTGTGCGAAGGTTGCGGCGATTGTTCGGTGCAGTCGAACTGTATTTCGGTCGAGCCGCTGGAAACCGAGCTGGGGCGCAAGCGCACCATCAATCAGTCGAGCTGCAACAAGGATTATTCCTGCCTCAAGGGCTTTTGTCCGTCCTTTGTCACGGTCGACGGCGGCAAGCTTCGTCGCCGCGCACCCGCGGACCTGGGTGCTATCGGCGATCTGCCGGAGCCGGCATCACGGCCCTCGCTGGATCGGCCCTATAACGTCGCGGTCGGCGGCGTCGGCGGCACCGGCGTGCTCACCATCGGCGCACTGCTCGGCATGGCCGCCCACATCGAGGGCAAGGCCAGCATGATTCTGGACATGTCGGGCCTCGCACAAAAGGGCGGCGCGGTACTGAGCCACGTCCGGCTGTCGGAGCATACCGCCGACGTCACCTGTTCGCGCATCGTCACCGGCACCGCCGATCTCGTGCTGGCGGCGGATGAAGTGGTGGCGGCCGCCAAGGAGACCATGACGCTCTGCGAATCCGGCCGCACCACCGGCGTCATCAACACCCATCTCATTCCGATCGCGGATTTCATCCTGAACCGCGACTTCAATTTCCAGGCCCGCAAAGTCAATCACGTGCTGGAAACAGCGCTCCGCAAGGATTCCTCGTTCTTCGATTTCACCAAACCGGCCGAACTCCTGCTCGGCGATTCCATCGCCACCAACATGATGATGATGGGCTACGCCTATCAGAAGGGGCTGTTGCCGCTCTCGGCCAAGGCGATCGAGCAGGCGATCGAGGTCAATGGCGTCGCGGTCAAGATGAACACGCAGGCCTTCCAGCTCGGGCGTTTGGCCGCTGTCGATCCCGCGCGATTGGCGGCGATGATGAAGGGGCAGGACGAGACGGTCGCGCCGAAGACGCTGGAGGCGATGTCGCTTGACGAGATCGTCGCGCATCGCAGCGCGCTGCTGACCGATTATCAGAACGCAAAGCTCGCCGGGCGTTACCGCGATCTGGTGACGAAGGTGCGTAACGCGGCTACCGATCGCGGTTTTGGCGACGAGTTGCCGCGCGCGGTCGCGATCAACTACGCCAAGCTGCTCGCCTACAAGGACGAATACGAGGTGGCGCGGCTCTACACCGATGGCAGGTTTGAAAAGCAGATCCGTGATCAGTTCGACGGCGACTTCAAGATCAGTTTTAATCTCGCACCGCCAATGCTCGGCGGCGGCACCGACGCATTGGGCCGGCCGAAGAAGCGCGCATTCGGTGCGTGGATGATGCCGGTGTTCAAGGTTCTCGCTGGTCTGCGTGGCTTTCGCGGCACGGCGTTTGATATCTTCGGTCGCGGCGCCGACCGCAAGCTCGAACGCGATCTGATCGCGGCCTACGAGAAAGACGTCGCAACCACGCTCGGCGCGCTTTCGCCGGTCACGCTCGATACCGCGGTCGAACTGCTGTCGCTGCCCGATCGCATCAGGGGCTATGGGCCGGTGAAAGAGAAAGCGGCCAGGGAAGCGCAAACCCGGCACGCACAGCTCGTTGCCGATCTGGTCAGCCCGCCGCCCGCGCCGAGGCAGATCGCGGCGGAGTAGGCGCTCGCGTGGTCGCGTAGGGTGGGTTAGCGCGGCGTAACCCGCCTTCTTTGTGTATCATTCTGAAATTGGTGGGCAACGCCTTCGGCTAACCACCCTACGGCGCTCAAAATGCGGCCAGTGAAATAGGGCTTTTCATCAAAGCTCGTCATGCCCGGGCTTGTCCCGGGCATCCCACGCCTTAATGCGCAGCCGAGAGAAAGACGTGGATGGCCGGGACAAGCCCGGCCATGACGAAAAAGGAATGATTTTTCGGTCGTTCCGTCCGTGTGTCCGGATCGGTCACTGGGCCATCTTGCATTCTGTCCCGACGGGGAATGCGGTCGCCGCGGGTACGGTCGCCAGCACCTCGTACCAGGCATGCGGCTCCGGCAGCTCGGCCTGTGTTCTGACCTTTACGACGTACAGATCATGCACGACCGCATGGTCGCTCGCGCGGAACTCGCCATCATGGGCGAAAAAATCGTTGAACTTGTGCCCGTCCAGGGCGTGGACGACCGCATCGGCATCCGTGGTCCCGGCGGTGCGGACGGCATTCAGCCATTGCGTCGTGGCCGAGTAATCAGCAGCTTGAGCTTCGGTCGGCCGGCGGCCGTCATGCGCCGCAGCGAACCGGTCAGACCATGCGCGGGCTGCGGCGTCGAGATTCCAGTACCAAGGCGTGGCTGCTACCACGCCGGCATAGCCGCCTTGCACCCGATCAACGTCGGACAGATAGAGCAGCGCCGTCGTCGTCACGGCCGGAAGCCCGGCCTTGGTCACGGCTGTCACGCCGGCATCGTCCTTCGCACCGGCGTCGATGACCGCCACCACCTCGGGTTTTAGGCCGCGTAATTCATCAAGAATGGTCGAGTAATCGCTCATAGTCGATGGCACAACAAAGGACTTCACGACCTGCCCGCCGTGCACCGTGATGAGCGCTGTCATGGTCGCGATGCCGGCGCGGCCAAAGCCGGTATCTTCTGAAACGAATGCCCAACGCTTGCCCTGCGCAGTCTGCGCAAGGTAATCGGCGGTCGTGGTTTCAATCGCCGGCAAGTCAAACGAGTAATGGTAGACGTAGCGGCTGCAGGCGCCCCGGGTGAGGGCGGGAGCGGCCGCCCCGGTGCTGATCGCCAATTTGTGCCGTTCGTTCGCCACCTTGGCGATGGCCAGCGCAATCGGCGAGTTCTGCACGTCCATGAGCAGGTCCGCACCCGCATCATAGGCCTGCGTTGCAAGCCCCGGCGCCTCCGCAGGCTTGTTATGGTCGTTCAAGGCATCGACAATCACCGGCCGGCCCAGAACCGTGCCGCCGAAATCCGCGACAGCCATGCGGGTTGCGTCCACTCCGCCGCGACCGGATCGTGCATCGTAAAGATCGTCGTCCAAATCCGAGATGACCGTGATGTGGACCGGTGCCTGGTCGGCAGCGTGCGCAACGCCCACGGAGGCAGCAAAACTGCATGTGGCGAGCAGCAGGACCTTTAATCTAGCGAGCATGAGACTGCATTCCGGTTATGACGAGGGATTTGGATAAGCAACCATTGGACTGTATCGGGCTGATGACGCCGGTCCATTCACATTCACGATGGTCAATCGCGGCCCTGACGCACGATCGAAACCGCAGCCAATTTGCCGTAGCCCTTCGTTGTATCGCGTCCATCATTTCGTCGAGGCATTGCTGATTTGCCCGACGGGCTGTTTTTTGATTTCGGTGTCCAGCCCAGCCTGAAAAATTTTTTGCTTGGCCGATGCCTAGAAACAGCGATAGGGCGAGTGAGTCCCGTCCTCACAAGAGGGGCGTATCGCGATCGTCACGGACGTTGGGTGCGGGATGCGGTGGATGCGGCGGCGCGCGAGAGACGAACGGCGCTGGTGCGGACGGTGAAGTCGTGTGGTCCTGACGCCCCGACGCTGGTGTCAAGTCGGTCGATGATGCCTGCGCATCACGCAAGTGATGTCGCTTCGCATCACACCGATGACGGTGACAAGAAAGCCCGGTCACCGGGGAGAGCACGAAGCAAGCCGTTAAAACCATTGCGCAGGGAAGGCCGGACTGCTCCGGTGAACCTGTGGTGACTAACTCGTGTGCTTTCTACACTTTGCACGCGAGGCTACGGGTGCAGCGGGCACCCGGCTTTCCCTGCGCCCTCTGTTTTTTTGAGGGACATCGAGCTTGCACAACCCGGGCAAATCGTGCCGCGGGAATGTGGATGCACGTCATTCCGGGGCGATGCGGAGCATCGAACCCGGAATCCCGACATTACGGCGCGAGATTCCCCGATGCGCGATTGCGCATCTGAGGTCTGGTGCTGACGCACCATCCCGGAATGACGGTGTAAGCGAAAGCGCTGCGGTGCGCTGTGTCTCCCGCTTGAGTGCGGCTTCGTATTCCGTCTCGCCTGACGGAATATTTCGGCGCTTGCCAAGGCTGGCCCGACAGGCGAGAAAACCGCTGGGAATGAGAAACGCCAGCGGAGAACGATTTGACCATCAAGGGCAAAGCCTACATTGCCGGGATCTACGAGCATCCGACCCGGCACGCACCCGATAAATCCACCGCGCAGCTCCATGCCGAGGTCGCCAAGGGCGCATTGGAAGATGCCGGGCTGACCAAGGCCGATGTCGATGGCTATTTCTGCGCCGGCGACGCGCCCGGCGGCCTCTGGCCGATGGTCGATTACCTCGGCCTGAAAGTACGCCACGTCGATTCCACCGAGACCGGCGGCTGTTCCTATTTGATCCACCTCGGACATGCCGCCGAAGCGATTGCGGCGGGCAAGTGCTCGATCGCGCTGATCACGCTGGCGGGCAAGCCGCGCACTGGCGCGATGCCGCCGCGTGCGGCGGGCGCCGAGGCCGATTTTGAGGCTGCCTATGGCGCGACCACCCACAATGCCTACGGCATGTGTGCCATGCGCCACATGCACGACTACGGCACCACCAGCGAGCAGCTCGCCTGGATCAAGGTCGCGGCTTCCCATCACGCGCAATACAACCCGCACGCGATGCTGAAGGAGGTCGTCACCGTCGAGGACGTTCTCAACTCGCCGATGATCTCCGATCCGCTGCACCGGATGGATTGCTGCGTCGTCACCGATGGCGGTGGCGCGCTGATCGTCACCACGCCGGAAATCGCGAAAAGCCTGAAGAAGCCGCGCGTGCGCCTGATCGGGCACGGCGAGGCGATGAAAGGACCGCGCGGCGGCAAGGATCTCGACCTGACCTATTCGGCGGGCGTGTGGTCCGGACCGCGCGCCTTCGAGGAAGCGGGCGTGACCCCGAAGGACATCAAATACGCCTCGATCTACGACAGCTTCACCATCACGGTGCTGATGCAGCTCGAAGATATCGGCTTCTGCAAAAAAGGCGAGGGCGGCAAGTTCGTCGCCGACGGCAACTTAATCTCCGGCGTCGGCAAGCTGCCGTTCAACACCGATGGCGGCGGCCTGTGCAGCAACCATCCTGTCAACCGCGGCGGCATGACCAAGATCATCGAAGCGGTGCGCCAGCTGCGCGGCGAAGCGCATCCGAAAGTCCAGGTGCCCAATTGCGATCTCGCGATCGCCCACGGCACCGGTGGCCTGCTCGGCGTGCGCCATGCCGCCTCAACCTGCATTCTGGAGCGTGCGTGATGGCTGAAGCAAAGAAATATCCGGCGCCGCAGGGCAATCCCGAAACCAAACCATTCTGGGATGCCGCAGCCCAGGGCAAATTCATGATCAAGCGCTGCACGGCGTGCGGGGAGCCGCATTATTTTCCGCGTTCGATCTGCCCATTCTGTTTTTCCGACAAGACGGTGTGGGAAGAAAGTTCGGGCGAGGCCACGATCTACACCTTCAGCCTGATGCGCAAATCGCCGGCCGGGCCTTATGCGATCGCCTACGTCACCTTGAAGGAAGGTCCGTCGCTGCAGACCAATCTGGTCGACTGCGATATCGACAAGCTGAAGATCGGCCAGAAGGTCAAGGTGGTGTTCAAGCCGACCGAAGGCGCGCCACTGCCGTTCTTTACGCCGGTGTGAGTGTCCCTCTCCCCTTGTGGGAGAGGGTGCCTGAGCGAAGCGAGGGCGGGTGAGGGGTTTCTATCCGCTGGGAAGTATCCATCCGTCGCGCCGACCCCTCACCCTAATTGGGTTTGTGTTTGGCGTCGATGCAGCCCTCTCCCACAAGGGGAGAGGGCGCAGCAACGGGCACCGCTAAAGAAAAAGATATTCGGGAGAAAACTGCAAATGCCGATCAAGTACGACGAGCTGATGGCCCTGAAAAACCTCGGCCAGAAATACGCCTACACCGATCGCGAGGTGATGCTCTACGCCTATGGCATCGGGCTTGGTGCGGATCCGATGGACGAGAAAGAACTCGCCTTCGTCAACGAGGCCGTAGCCACGCCGCGGGCGCTGAAGGTCGTGCCGACCTTTGCTTCCGTTGCGGCCTGGGGTGCGGGGCCCGGCGAAATGAATCTCAACCGTGTGATGGTGGTCGATGGCGAGCGTGACATCACCTTTCACAAGCCGCTTTCCACCGCGGCCCACATCACCGCCGATTCCAGCGTTCTCGATGTTTTCGACAAGGGCAAGGATAAGGGCGCCGTGATCCGGCACCAGACGGTGCTGAAGGATGACAAGGGCGAGAAGTTGGCGACATTGGTCGCATCGCGCTTTGCGCGCGGCGATGGCGGGTTTGGCGGGCCATCGGAAGGCCAGCCCGAGCCGCACAAGGTGCCGACCCGCGCGCCGGACCAGACCATTGATATCTCGACGCGGCCGGATCAGGCGCTGGTTTACCGGCTCTGCGGCGATCGCAATCCGCTGCACTCCGATCCCGAATTTGCCAAGCGCGCCGGCTTTCCCAAGCCGATCCTGCACGGCATGTGCACCTACGGCATCACCTGCCGCGGCGTGTTGCAGACCTATGCCGACTATGACCCGTCCGCGTTCAGGCAGCACGCCGCGCGGTTCTCTTCGCCGGTCTATCCCGGCGAGACCGTGACGATGGAGCTGTGGAAGGACGGCCATGTGATTTCATTCGAGGCCAAGGTGAAGGCGCGCAACGTCACCGTCATCAAGAGCGGCAGGACGGTGCTGGGGTGAGATTTCCGTCATTCCGGGATGGTCCGAAGGACCAGACCCGGAATCTCGAGATTCCGGGTTCGCTGCGCGCCCCGGAATGACAGCAATAATAGGGAGAAAAACATCATGGGATTACTCGACGGCAAGGTCGCGCTGATCACGGGCGCGGGGGGCGGGCTTGGCGAAGCCTATGCCAAATTGTTCGCACGTGAGGGCGCAGCCGTCGTGGTCAACGACCTCGGCGGGCCGCGCGACGGCTCCGGCAACGACAAGTCGATGGCGCAGAAAGTGGTCGACGCGATCAAGGCCGAAGGCGGCCGCGCGGTCGCCAACGGCGCTGATATCTCGACCCTGGCCGGCGGACAGTCGGTATTCGACGACGCCATCAAGAATTTCGGCCGCGCCGACATCCTCGTCAACAATGCCGGCATCCTGCTCGACCAGACCTTCGCCAAGGCGAGCGAAGCGGCCTGGGACAAGGTGATCAAGGTGCATCTGAAAGGTACGTTCTGCTGCACGCAACCGGTGTTCCGGTGGATGCGCGAGAATGGCGGCGGCGTCATCGTCAACACGTCGTCGACCTCGGGCCTGATCGGCAATTTCGGCCAGTCCAATTACGGAGCGGCCAAGGGCGGTATCTGGGGACTGTCGAACGTGCTGGCGATCGAGGGCCGGAAATACAACATCCGTATCTGGACGCTGGCCCCGGGCGCGCTGACCCGCATGACCGCCGACCTGCCGCGCTATATCGAAAATCCGGGCGCGGCCCTGGGGCCGGACGGGATCGCGCCGGCGGTGCTATACATGGTCAGCGATTTGTCAGGCGACCAGACCGGCAAGGTGCTCGGCGTTTCCGGCCCGCGCGGCGTCCGCGAGATGCGGATGATGGAAATGGAAGGCTGGAAGCCGCCGCACACCGGATGGAAGGCGCAGGATATTGCTGAACACGCCAAGGACATCTTCTTTTCTGAAGACCAGATCAAGATGGGTGCGCGGCGGTTTTAAAGAGCGCCTTGTGACACGCCGTATGCCGGCAAGGCGATTGGCGCGTCTCGGCGCGGGCTGATATAGAGTTGTCATTCCGGGGCGCGGAACGCGAACCCGGAATCTCGAGATTCCGGGTCTGGTCCTACGGACCATCCCGGAATGACGTCATCCATTCAAAGGCATCTCTCATGAAACTCACCGCCAAAGCCGCAGGCACCTTCGCCATTGCACCGACACCGTTCCACGATGACGGCCGGATCGACGAGAAATCGATTGACCGGCTGACCGACTTCTATGCCGAAGTCGGCTGCGATGGCGTCACTGTGCTGGGTATCCTCGGCGAGGCGCCTAAACTCGACGGCTCGGAAGCCGAAGAGGTGGCAAAACGCTTTGTCAAGCGCGCCAAGAACATGCAGATCATCGTCGGCGTCTCCGCGCCCGGATTTGCCACGATGCGCTCGCTGGCGCGGGCTTCCATGGATGCCGGCGCCGCCGGCGTGATGATCGCGCCGCCGCCGCATTTGCGCACCGACGATCAGATCATCGGCTATTTCAAGCAGGCGGTGGAAGCGATCGGCGACGACATTCCCTGGGTGCTGCAGGATTATCCGCTGACGCTGTCGGTCGTGTTCACACCGGCGGTGATCCGGAAGATCGTGATGGACAGCCCGTCCTGCGTGATGCTCAAGCACGAGGATTGGCCGGGACTGGAGAAGATCTCCACGCTTCGCGCGTTCCAGAAGGACGGTTCGCTGCGGCCGCTGTCGATCTTGACCGGCAATGGCGGCCTGTTCCTCGATTTCGAGATGGAACGCGGCGCCGACGGCGCGATGACTGGCTACGCCTTTCCGGAATTGCTGA is part of the Bradyrhizobium canariense genome and encodes:
- a CDS encoding indolepyruvate ferredoxin oxidoreductase family protein, whose translation is MGINQGPISLDQKYTQGSGHVFLTGIQALVRLPMAQIRRDRAAGLNTAGFISGYRGSPLGGYDQQLFAARKHLEQYNIKFQPGVNEDLAATAIWGSQQLNLSAGANHDGVVGIWYGKGPGVDRCGDVFRHGNAAGSAKNGGVLCLAGDDHGAKSSTVPHQSDHAFISALMPYLYPSSIHEMIEMGLLGIAMSRYSGCWVGMKVITETVETTAEIDLTDEMKPFIIPTDFEMPPGGLNLRWPDDRYDQDRRLQDYKGFAAIAFARANKVNRITMDSPNARFGIMASGKSYEDIRQALRELGITPEVAAKIGLRLYKIGMPWPLEPQGVREFAVGLEEIFIIEERREIVENQVKQELFNWRDDVRPRIVGKMDDHDKRFLPFAEELSVASLASSLTERLLRLNLNPEIAAMLRAKADWFNGRQASQMQAVAPITRTPYFCSGCPHNTSTKVPEGSRAFAGIGCHFMALWMDRNTETFTHMGGEGVPWVGVAPFTKEEHVFANLGDGTYFHSGSLAIRQAVASKANITYKILYNDATAMTGGQHVDGELSPQQITFQLHSEGIRDIYLVSENPDAYPASDIAPGTKTAHRDELDAVMKTLRKVKGASAIVFVQTCAAEKRRRRKRGTMEDPQRRVLINPAVCEGCGDCSVQSNCISVEPLETELGRKRTINQSSCNKDYSCLKGFCPSFVTVDGGKLRRRAPADLGAIGDLPEPASRPSLDRPYNVAVGGVGGTGVLTIGALLGMAAHIEGKASMILDMSGLAQKGGAVLSHVRLSEHTADVTCSRIVTGTADLVLAADEVVAAAKETMTLCESGRTTGVINTHLIPIADFILNRDFNFQARKVNHVLETALRKDSSFFDFTKPAELLLGDSIATNMMMMGYAYQKGLLPLSAKAIEQAIEVNGVAVKMNTQAFQLGRLAAVDPARLAAMMKGQDETVAPKTLEAMSLDEIVAHRSALLTDYQNAKLAGRYRDLVTKVRNAATDRGFGDELPRAVAINYAKLLAYKDEYEVARLYTDGRFEKQIRDQFDGDFKISFNLAPPMLGGGTDALGRPKKRAFGAWMMPVFKVLAGLRGFRGTAFDIFGRGADRKLERDLIAAYEKDVATTLGALSPVTLDTAVELLSLPDRIRGYGPVKEKAAREAQTRHAQLVADLVSPPPAPRQIAAE
- a CDS encoding ABC transporter substrate-binding protein, which codes for MLARLKVLLLATCSFAASVGVAHAADQAPVHITVISDLDDDLYDARSGRGGVDATRMAVADFGGTVLGRPVIVDALNDHNKPAEAPGLATQAYDAGADLLMDVQNSPIALAIAKVANERHKLAISTGAAAPALTRGACSRYVYHYSFDLPAIETTTADYLAQTAQGKRWAFVSEDTGFGRAGIATMTALITVHGGQVVKSFVVPSTMSDYSTILDELRGLKPEVVAVIDAGAKDDAGVTAVTKAGLPAVTTTALLYLSDVDRVQGGYAGVVAATPWYWNLDAAARAWSDRFAAAHDGRRPTEAQAADYSATTQWLNAVRTAGTTDADAVVHALDGHKFNDFFAHDGEFRASDHAVVHDLYVVKVRTQAELPEPHAWYEVLATVPAATAFPVGTECKMAQ
- a CDS encoding thiolase domain-containing protein, with translation MTIKGKAYIAGIYEHPTRHAPDKSTAQLHAEVAKGALEDAGLTKADVDGYFCAGDAPGGLWPMVDYLGLKVRHVDSTETGGCSYLIHLGHAAEAIAAGKCSIALITLAGKPRTGAMPPRAAGAEADFEAAYGATTHNAYGMCAMRHMHDYGTTSEQLAWIKVAASHHAQYNPHAMLKEVVTVEDVLNSPMISDPLHRMDCCVVTDGGGALIVTTPEIAKSLKKPRVRLIGHGEAMKGPRGGKDLDLTYSAGVWSGPRAFEEAGVTPKDIKYASIYDSFTITVLMQLEDIGFCKKGEGGKFVADGNLISGVGKLPFNTDGGGLCSNHPVNRGGMTKIIEAVRQLRGEAHPKVQVPNCDLAIAHGTGGLLGVRHAASTCILERA
- a CDS encoding Zn-ribbon domain-containing OB-fold protein — its product is MAEAKKYPAPQGNPETKPFWDAAAQGKFMIKRCTACGEPHYFPRSICPFCFSDKTVWEESSGEATIYTFSLMRKSPAGPYAIAYVTLKEGPSLQTNLVDCDIDKLKIGQKVKVVFKPTEGAPLPFFTPV
- a CDS encoding MaoC/PaaZ C-terminal domain-containing protein, with translation MPIKYDELMALKNLGQKYAYTDREVMLYAYGIGLGADPMDEKELAFVNEAVATPRALKVVPTFASVAAWGAGPGEMNLNRVMVVDGERDITFHKPLSTAAHITADSSVLDVFDKGKDKGAVIRHQTVLKDDKGEKLATLVASRFARGDGGFGGPSEGQPEPHKVPTRAPDQTIDISTRPDQALVYRLCGDRNPLHSDPEFAKRAGFPKPILHGMCTYGITCRGVLQTYADYDPSAFRQHAARFSSPVYPGETVTMELWKDGHVISFEAKVKARNVTVIKSGRTVLG
- a CDS encoding SDR family oxidoreductase; the encoded protein is MGLLDGKVALITGAGGGLGEAYAKLFAREGAAVVVNDLGGPRDGSGNDKSMAQKVVDAIKAEGGRAVANGADISTLAGGQSVFDDAIKNFGRADILVNNAGILLDQTFAKASEAAWDKVIKVHLKGTFCCTQPVFRWMRENGGGVIVNTSSTSGLIGNFGQSNYGAAKGGIWGLSNVLAIEGRKYNIRIWTLAPGALTRMTADLPRYIENPGAALGPDGIAPAVLYMVSDLSGDQTGKVLGVSGPRGVREMRMMEMEGWKPPHTGWKAQDIAEHAKDIFFSEDQIKMGARRF
- a CDS encoding dihydrodipicolinate synthase family protein, which codes for MKLTAKAAGTFAIAPTPFHDDGRIDEKSIDRLTDFYAEVGCDGVTVLGILGEAPKLDGSEAEEVAKRFVKRAKNMQIIVGVSAPGFATMRSLARASMDAGAAGVMIAPPPHLRTDDQIIGYFKQAVEAIGDDIPWVLQDYPLTLSVVFTPAVIRKIVMDSPSCVMLKHEDWPGLEKISTLRAFQKDGSLRPLSILTGNGGLFLDFEMERGADGAMTGYAFPELLIDVVKLSKAGKRDAAHDLFDAHLPLIRYEQQPGAGLAVRKYVLQKRGVIASSAQRKPGSNITPAARAEVDYLLSRVARFDKRANLQPQSSAAG